A portion of the Pseudarthrobacter sp. L1SW genome contains these proteins:
- the nadE gene encoding ammonia-dependent NAD(+) synthetase, with protein sequence MRELQASIIKEMGVQPRIDPAGEVRKRVTFLKDYLKATHTKGFVLGISGGLDSSLAGKLAQLAVEELEAEGVEANFVAVRLPYGVQHDEEDAQAALDFIKPKTEWTFNISAAVDGFEDEFEKTVGTEISDFHKGNTKARTRMIAQYALAGEHNYLVVGTDHGAESVTGFFTKYGDGGADILPLFGLNKRQNRALLAELGAPARVWEKVPTADLLDDKPGRTDEDELGLSYDQIDDYLEGRDVPESVADSIEQKYLRTRHKRTVPVTIFDTWWKTEGPEEPRAGL encoded by the coding sequence ATGCGCGAACTCCAGGCCAGCATCATCAAGGAAATGGGCGTACAGCCCCGGATCGATCCCGCCGGGGAGGTGCGCAAGCGCGTCACATTCCTCAAGGACTACCTGAAGGCCACCCATACCAAGGGTTTCGTCCTGGGCATTTCCGGCGGCCTCGATTCGTCGCTCGCCGGAAAGCTGGCCCAGCTTGCGGTCGAAGAACTTGAAGCAGAGGGCGTGGAGGCCAACTTCGTGGCGGTGCGGCTGCCCTATGGCGTCCAGCATGACGAGGAAGACGCCCAGGCCGCCCTGGACTTCATCAAGCCCAAGACGGAATGGACCTTCAACATCTCCGCGGCCGTGGACGGCTTCGAGGATGAGTTCGAGAAAACCGTAGGCACGGAGATCTCCGACTTCCACAAGGGCAACACCAAGGCCCGCACCCGCATGATTGCCCAGTACGCCCTGGCGGGCGAACACAACTACCTGGTGGTCGGCACGGACCACGGCGCCGAGTCCGTGACCGGCTTTTTCACCAAGTACGGCGACGGCGGCGCGGACATCCTGCCGCTGTTCGGCCTGAACAAGCGGCAAAACAGGGCCCTGCTGGCCGAACTTGGAGCGCCGGCACGGGTCTGGGAGAAGGTGCCCACGGCGGACCTCCTGGACGACAAACCGGGCCGCACCGATGAGGACGAGCTGGGCCTGAGCTACGACCAGATCGACGATTACCTGGAAGGCCGGGATGTTCCGGAGTCCGTGGCCGACTCGATCGAACAGAAGTACCTGCGCACGCGGCACAAGCGCACGGTCCCCGTCACCATCTTTGACACCTGGTGGAAGACCGAGGGCCCGGAGGAGCCGCGCGCAGGGCTGTAG